In one window of Gudongella oleilytica DNA:
- a CDS encoding pirin family protein, with protein MDRKVKRYFMGRPGRDGAGVNLIRTFGNSEIPDFDPFLMMDFFDSKDPKDYIKGFPWHPHRGIETVTYLIHGEIEHGDSLGNKGVIRDGDCQWMTAGSGILHQEMPKASPQMLGVQVWLNLAKKDKMTDPKYRDITSEMVPLYEEESFKVHIVAGTYGDVTGPMEAIETKPSFFDIELKANSEFVYSIDPDFNSYAFLVRGEAVFDNDKGGLISYPNGVLFDSGDTIRVTTKDKPARFLLLSGKKLNEPVAWGGPIVMNTKEELQLAFQELNQGTFIKKK; from the coding sequence ATGGACAGAAAAGTGAAGAGATATTTTATGGGACGACCTGGCAGAGATGGAGCAGGCGTTAACCTTATAAGGACCTTTGGCAACTCGGAGATACCGGATTTTGATCCGTTTCTTATGATGGACTTCTTCGATTCAAAGGATCCTAAGGACTACATAAAGGGTTTCCCATGGCACCCGCATAGAGGAATAGAGACAGTGACATATTTGATCCACGGGGAGATAGAGCATGGTGACAGCCTCGGGAACAAAGGTGTGATAAGGGATGGAGATTGCCAGTGGATGACGGCAGGCTCAGGTATTCTCCATCAGGAGATGCCCAAAGCTTCACCTCAGATGCTTGGCGTTCAGGTATGGCTCAATCTGGCAAAGAAAGATAAAATGACTGATCCTAAATACAGGGATATAACCAGCGAAATGGTTCCTTTATATGAGGAGGAAAGCTTCAAGGTTCACATCGTAGCAGGAACCTATGGAGATGTTACTGGCCCGATGGAGGCAATCGAGACAAAACCAAGCTTCTTCGACATTGAACTGAAAGCCAATTCAGAGTTCGTATACTCTATCGATCCTGACTTCAACTCTTATGCGTTCCTGGTAAGAGGAGAGGCTGTATTCGACAATGATAAAGGCGGATTGATCAGCTACCCCAATGGAGTCCTGTTTGATAGTGGTGACACCATTAGAGTAACTACTAAGGATAAGCCTGCAAGATTCCTGTTGCTTTCAGGTAAAAAGCTAAATGAACCGGTAGCATGGGGTGGACCCATTGTTATGAACACCAAGGAAGAGCTTCAGCTTGCTTTTCAGGAGCTTAATCAGGGAACCTTCATAAAGAAAAAATAG
- a CDS encoding MATE family efflux transporter, translating into MNIFKDKTFMKGMLAIAVPVAIQNLISSSVNMIDTLMISSLGQASIAAVGLANQVFFLYILITFGINSGSSIFIAQFWGKEDIPSIKKVMGLAITLSTIAGTIFTAAAFFFPTQIMSVLIKEPEVIKLGAEYLRIVSLSYTITAVSFAFSISLRTTGRPNVPLKVSIISFLTNTVFNYILIFGHLGFEPMGVKGAAIGTLIARIVEIILILYAIYGTKSILAASVKELMSWHKDFLKKYIETTYPVVITEGFWALGQVLYAMAYARIGEEATAAVQLTNTIQNLFFVVVRGLANACNIMVGAKIGGGDEKVAYDYAIRFIFLSTISGLALGIIMALTPDIVLKLFRGLDPSLYETSRALLIVLGITFVIRVYNTIAIVGVLRAGGDTKIAMRIDLGTVWLIGVPLAFIGALVLKLPIHQLVLLVTLEEVVKALVGIPIIKSGKWIKNLT; encoded by the coding sequence ATGAACATATTCAAAGACAAAACATTCATGAAGGGGATGCTGGCAATAGCAGTCCCCGTTGCAATTCAAAACCTAATTTCATCGTCGGTCAATATGATCGACACCCTGATGATAAGCAGCCTTGGTCAGGCAAGTATCGCAGCAGTGGGACTTGCCAACCAGGTTTTCTTTTTGTATATCCTAATCACCTTTGGTATCAACAGTGGGAGTTCGATCTTCATAGCACAGTTCTGGGGCAAGGAGGATATCCCAAGCATAAAAAAGGTTATGGGACTTGCAATAACCTTAAGCACGATTGCTGGGACAATATTTACTGCTGCAGCATTCTTTTTCCCGACTCAGATCATGTCAGTATTGATAAAGGAGCCGGAGGTTATCAAGCTTGGCGCTGAATACCTGAGGATAGTATCTTTATCATACACAATAACAGCAGTAAGCTTTGCTTTCAGCATATCCCTAAGAACTACGGGGAGACCAAACGTCCCTCTAAAGGTATCGATAATATCCTTCCTGACGAACACAGTATTCAACTACATCCTTATATTCGGCCACTTAGGCTTTGAGCCTATGGGTGTCAAGGGTGCGGCAATAGGAACGCTTATAGCAAGAATAGTTGAGATCATACTCATTCTTTATGCGATATATGGAACAAAGAGCATCCTGGCTGCCAGCGTCAAGGAGCTTATGAGCTGGCACAAAGACTTCCTTAAGAAGTATATCGAGACAACTTATCCAGTAGTAATAACAGAAGGCTTCTGGGCACTGGGACAAGTTCTTTACGCAATGGCATATGCAAGGATAGGAGAGGAAGCTACAGCAGCAGTACAGCTTACAAATACTATACAAAACCTGTTTTTTGTAGTCGTAAGAGGACTTGCCAACGCCTGCAACATAATGGTCGGTGCAAAGATAGGCGGCGGCGATGAAAAGGTTGCATATGACTATGCAATAAGGTTCATATTTCTTTCCACAATATCCGGTCTTGCCCTTGGAATAATAATGGCACTTACGCCAGACATCGTATTAAAACTGTTTAGAGGTTTGGATCCCAGCCTATACGAGACATCAAGGGCGCTTTTGATAGTACTGGGAATAACCTTTGTAATAAGGGTTTATAATACGATCGCTATAGTAGGAGTTCTAAGAGCAGGCGGAGACACGAAGATAGCAATGAGGATCGATCTTGGAACAGTATGGCTTATAGGGGTACCTTTAGCCTTTATAGGAGCTTTGGTTCTTAAGCTGCCCATTCATCAGCTTGTTCTTCTCGTGACACTGGAGGAGGTCGTGAAGGCTCTGGTGGGCATACCCATAATCAAGTCGGGGAAGTGGATAAAGAATCTTACCTAA
- a CDS encoding YtxH domain-containing protein: protein MGFMDKLKGILGDAKEKGEQLVDKAEDLAEVAKDKAEEAIDKAQDKFEEVKDTLEDKIEDIKDDAEAMKEKAKEEMGELKDKVEAKKEEVESKIEAKEEEAEEKAEEIKEEASKAVGEAEEKMNDIIE, encoded by the coding sequence ATGGGATTTATGGACAAACTTAAGGGTATCTTAGGGGATGCAAAGGAAAAAGGTGAGCAATTGGTCGACAAAGCTGAAGATCTTGCTGAAGTTGCTAAGGACAAGGCAGAGGAAGCTATCGACAAGGCTCAGGACAAATTTGAGGAAGTAAAGGATACTCTGGAAGACAAGATTGAAGACATCAAAGATGATGCAGAGGCAATGAAGGAAAAGGCAAAGGAAGAGATGGGAGAGCTTAAGGACAAGGTAGAGGCTAAGAAAGAAGAAGTAGAATCAAAGATTGAAGCAAAAGAGGAAGAGGCTGAGGAAAAAGCAGAAGAAATAAAAGAAGAGGCTTCTAAGGCAGTTGGAGAAGCAGAGGAAAAGATGAATGACATCATAGAATAA
- the panB gene encoding 3-methyl-2-oxobutanoate hydroxymethyltransferase, with protein MARKKSILDFYKMKANKEKVAWITAYDFPMASFAEQAGMDMILVGDSLGMVVLGYQGTIPVTMEDCISHCKAVRRGAPNTFVIGDMPFGSYHTTDGEAVANAVRFLKEADCDAIKLEGGVRVASKIRAIADAGIVVFGHIGLTPQSAGQLGGFKAQGLYVDSARVLIEDALAVQEAGALALLVEAVPPELTEFIASKLTIPVYSIGAGLPCDGQLIICGDMLGLFQAFTPKFVKKYANVAEIITNAFKEYVEDVKTEKFPEDQHVYHIKDTPENFQKLFEEYK; from the coding sequence ATGGCAAGAAAAAAATCGATACTTGATTTTTACAAGATGAAAGCAAACAAGGAAAAAGTGGCATGGATCACCGCATATGATTTTCCAATGGCATCCTTTGCTGAACAAGCTGGTATGGATATGATTTTAGTTGGGGATTCACTTGGTATGGTAGTGCTAGGATATCAGGGCACCATCCCGGTAACCATGGAAGACTGTATATCCCACTGTAAAGCTGTTAGAAGAGGCGCCCCAAACACCTTCGTGATCGGTGATATGCCATTTGGCTCATATCACACCACTGACGGAGAAGCAGTTGCAAATGCTGTCAGATTCCTGAAGGAAGCTGATTGTGACGCTATAAAGCTTGAGGGTGGAGTCAGAGTAGCAAGCAAGATCAGAGCAATAGCAGATGCAGGCATAGTGGTTTTCGGTCATATAGGCCTTACTCCACAAAGCGCTGGCCAGCTTGGTGGTTTCAAAGCCCAGGGACTTTATGTAGACAGTGCAAGAGTTCTCATAGAGGATGCCTTGGCTGTACAGGAGGCAGGAGCACTTGCGTTGCTGGTTGAGGCAGTTCCGCCTGAATTGACCGAGTTCATAGCAAGCAAGCTGACCATACCGGTGTACTCTATAGGAGCAGGTCTTCCCTGCGACGGTCAGTTGATTATCTGCGGAGATATGCTGGGACTGTTCCAGGCGTTCACTCCGAAATTCGTAAAGAAATATGCAAATGTCGCTGAGATAATAACAAACGCCTTCAAGGAGTATGTAGAGGATGTAAAGACCGAGAAATTCCCTGAGGATCAGCACGTATACCACATAAAGGATACACCTGAGAATTTCCAGAAATTGTTCGAGGAATATAAATAA
- a CDS encoding pyridoxal phosphate-dependent aminotransferase, with protein MYISERLQSMQWSPIRKLTPIAQATKKRGVKVYHLNVGQPDIDTPEGFFKALREYEGKIVDYPLSEGIPELREATAEYYRKCGLDFSSEEVIITTGGSEALLFAIMTVADFGDELIAPEPYYTNYNGISTPIGVNIKPFLTVAENGFKLPAKEEIVKLIGPKTRAILVSNPGNPTGAVYSREEIEMLGEIAKKYGLFVIADEVYREFCYDGLEFISFASIPGIEENVIIIDSISKRFSACGARIGSVATKNKRVLESVSKLAQARASGPKMDQIGAVALYKSTPDSYFQEVNREYQNRRDILYKAIKEIPGVVCELPRGAFYVIVKFPVDDVEKFIIWMLGEFEDNGETVMMAPVASFYGSEGHGKDEARIAYVLKGEDLKRAMEIVKKALKVYQKKFMK; from the coding sequence ATGTATATATCTGAAAGACTTCAAAGTATGCAATGGTCTCCAATAAGAAAACTGACTCCCATAGCCCAAGCGACAAAAAAAAGAGGAGTCAAGGTTTACCACCTAAATGTAGGTCAGCCCGATATCGATACACCTGAAGGATTTTTCAAAGCACTTCGGGAGTATGAAGGGAAAATAGTTGATTATCCGTTATCTGAAGGTATACCTGAATTAAGGGAAGCTACAGCAGAGTATTATAGAAAGTGTGGATTGGATTTCAGCTCTGAGGAAGTCATAATCACTACCGGAGGTTCTGAGGCTCTTCTCTTCGCAATCATGACAGTTGCGGATTTTGGGGATGAACTAATAGCTCCAGAGCCATACTATACAAACTACAATGGCATCTCAACTCCTATAGGTGTTAATATCAAGCCATTCTTAACAGTCGCTGAGAACGGTTTCAAACTACCTGCAAAGGAAGAAATAGTCAAACTGATCGGCCCAAAAACGAGAGCTATACTGGTATCAAATCCAGGAAATCCAACAGGTGCGGTCTACTCAAGAGAAGAGATTGAAATGCTTGGTGAAATTGCTAAGAAATATGGACTTTTCGTCATAGCTGATGAAGTCTACAGAGAGTTTTGCTATGATGGACTCGAGTTCATAAGCTTCGCAAGTATACCTGGGATTGAGGAAAACGTAATAATTATAGACTCCATTTCTAAGCGATTTAGTGCTTGCGGTGCCAGGATCGGTTCTGTAGCGACAAAAAACAAGAGGGTACTTGAGAGTGTTTCAAAGCTTGCTCAGGCAAGGGCTTCCGGACCAAAAATGGATCAGATAGGTGCGGTGGCGCTTTACAAATCAACACCTGACAGCTACTTCCAAGAAGTAAACAGGGAATATCAAAATAGAAGGGATATTCTATACAAAGCCATTAAAGAGATTCCTGGTGTGGTATGTGAACTTCCAAGAGGAGCATTTTATGTAATAGTAAAATTCCCGGTCGACGATGTTGAAAAATTCATCATCTGGATGTTGGGAGAGTTTGAGGACAATGGTGAGACTGTAATGATGGCCCCTGTTGCAAGCTTCTATGGATCAGAGGGTCACGGGAAGGATGAAGCCAGGATCGCATACGTTCTAAAGGGTGAGGATCTTAAAAGAGCAATGGAGATAGTTAAGAAAGCTCTGAAGGTATATCAGAAAAAATTTATGAAATAG
- a CDS encoding peptidase has translation MNAKARVLEIIEGNRDEAAGYLSGLLKHPSVMGSEESAQRYYAELLKLLDMEIDIWEPRAEDMKINPDFMPARDDYTGSPDVVGVLRGTGGGRSILLNGHVDVVPAGGNDWTDDPWSGKIEDGKVYGRGANDMKGALIAYLMAMKAIKEAGISLKGDVLIGSVIGEETGGAGTLSLINRGYKADGAIISEPSDLRVCPVSMGVIWFRVRVRGLMAHAATSYLGVNAISKAAMLIQEIDAYEERMIRDKKHPLYSHHPSPFSINIGIIKGGVFPTSVPDEVILEARMSFSPDDDIAMVKKELEETIHKAAMKDEWLKDHLPEVEWYGFCLNSGSVPMDNPLLGAILDNFKLVKEKEAEVIGTPWGTDAGALIRYGNIPTIVFGPGPGGMAHKADEYIDIDMLQDTTKVIAATILDWCGH, from the coding sequence TTGAATGCCAAAGCAAGAGTATTAGAGATCATTGAAGGCAACAGAGACGAAGCAGCAGGTTATTTATCAGGGCTTCTTAAGCACCCAAGTGTAATGGGATCTGAGGAATCTGCACAGAGGTATTATGCGGAGCTGTTAAAACTTCTGGATATGGAAATTGACATATGGGAACCAAGGGCTGAGGATATGAAGATCAACCCTGATTTTATGCCGGCAAGAGATGATTATACCGGAAGCCCTGATGTTGTAGGTGTTCTAAGGGGCACTGGAGGGGGCAGGTCAATTCTTCTTAATGGGCACGTGGACGTCGTTCCCGCTGGCGGCAATGACTGGACAGATGATCCCTGGAGTGGAAAAATTGAAGATGGAAAGGTCTACGGCAGAGGTGCCAATGACATGAAGGGCGCACTCATTGCTTATCTGATGGCAATGAAGGCAATAAAGGAAGCTGGTATTAGTCTTAAAGGGGATGTATTGATAGGGAGTGTAATAGGTGAGGAGACCGGAGGTGCAGGAACCCTTTCTCTGATCAACAGGGGTTACAAAGCCGACGGAGCAATCATTTCAGAGCCTTCAGATCTACGAGTGTGCCCGGTTTCCATGGGAGTTATCTGGTTTAGAGTCAGGGTCAGGGGACTCATGGCTCATGCGGCAACCTCGTATCTCGGGGTAAACGCAATATCCAAGGCAGCTATGCTGATACAGGAGATAGACGCCTATGAGGAAAGGATGATACGAGATAAAAAGCACCCGCTCTACAGCCACCACCCATCACCCTTCAGTATCAACATAGGCATCATAAAGGGAGGAGTGTTCCCGACAAGCGTACCCGATGAAGTCATCCTTGAAGCCAGAATGAGCTTCTCTCCGGATGATGATATCGCTATGGTTAAGAAGGAGCTTGAGGAAACTATACATAAGGCAGCTATGAAGGATGAATGGCTGAAGGACCATTTGCCTGAAGTAGAGTGGTATGGGTTCTGCCTGAACTCAGGAAGCGTACCAATGGATAATCCTCTTTTAGGTGCTATATTGGATAACTTCAAGCTGGTCAAGGAAAAAGAAGCGGAAGTCATTGGGACACCCTGGGGAACTGATGCAGGTGCATTGATAAGGTACGGCAACATTCCAACGATCGTATTTGGACCTGGTCCAGGAGGCATGGCCCATAAGGCAGATGAGTATATTGATATTGACATGCTCCAGGATACTACGAAGGTGATCGCTGCTACTATCCTCGATTGGTGCGGACACTAG
- the rlmD gene encoding 23S rRNA (uracil(1939)-C(5))-methyltransferase RlmD, translated as MTEIGSKFIEEVIDLTHDGDGVVRAGDLTVFVAGCLIGDKIEFEIVEIKKNYGIGRLLSILEPSSKRVSYAFDTKSLGGGAPLIDLDYKAQLNWKWEKVKKDFERIAGLKLEIRPIIGMGYPFRYRNHTQVPVGINNGEVVTGYYKKGTNIIVPMTEDYLQPELGDRILSVVRSWMGDQSLEPYDRFSKTGKIKHIGIRINQNNEAMVIIVTTFDKLPELHSLVHKLITETPGVVSIYQNINPDDGGTTYGRQYRHLFGQEKLIDYIGDLRFEISPNSFFQVNTSQVSILYDTAIKFLEPGSLDTICDIYSGIGTISLYAARFARKVYGIESIRAAVENAKNNAKINGIQNTEFIADRAELAFPDLLRAGDAINKVILDPPRKGCDKKVIDALLLHKPETIVYVSCNPSTLARDTKLLIDGGYEVKAVQPVDMFPHSAHVECIVLIKRAESRVK; from the coding sequence ATGACTGAGATCGGATCGAAATTTATTGAAGAAGTTATAGATTTGACACACGATGGGGATGGGGTAGTCAGAGCTGGAGACCTAACAGTTTTTGTTGCGGGCTGCCTGATTGGTGACAAGATAGAATTTGAAATAGTTGAAATCAAAAAAAACTACGGGATCGGAAGACTGCTATCTATACTTGAGCCTTCCTCTAAAAGAGTAAGCTACGCCTTTGATACTAAAAGCTTGGGTGGCGGAGCTCCTCTCATAGATTTGGACTATAAAGCTCAGCTTAATTGGAAATGGGAGAAGGTTAAAAAGGATTTTGAAAGAATTGCAGGTCTGAAATTGGAGATAAGGCCAATTATAGGGATGGGTTATCCTTTCAGGTACAGGAACCATACCCAGGTTCCAGTGGGTATTAATAATGGAGAGGTTGTAACCGGGTATTACAAAAAGGGCACAAATATTATAGTTCCCATGACAGAGGACTACCTCCAACCAGAGCTTGGAGACAGGATACTTTCAGTAGTAAGATCGTGGATGGGGGATCAATCATTAGAGCCGTATGACAGATTTTCAAAGACAGGAAAGATAAAGCATATTGGTATAAGGATCAACCAGAACAACGAAGCTATGGTAATAATTGTAACTACCTTTGATAAATTACCGGAACTCCACAGCCTTGTGCACAAGCTTATTACCGAAACACCAGGAGTAGTGAGTATCTATCAAAACATCAATCCCGACGATGGAGGGACAACCTATGGAAGACAGTACAGGCATCTGTTCGGTCAGGAAAAGCTTATAGACTATATAGGTGATCTTAGATTTGAAATATCCCCAAACTCATTTTTTCAGGTAAACACCAGCCAAGTGAGTATACTTTATGATACCGCAATCAAATTTCTGGAACCCGGCAGTTTGGACACAATATGTGATATATATAGCGGTATAGGAACAATTTCACTTTATGCTGCAAGGTTTGCGAGAAAAGTTTACGGAATAGAAAGCATACGAGCAGCGGTTGAAAATGCAAAGAACAATGCAAAGATAAATGGTATCCAAAATACTGAATTCATAGCTGACAGGGCAGAACTTGCCTTTCCGGATTTATTAAGAGCAGGAGATGCGATAAATAAGGTGATACTGGATCCCCCAAGAAAGGGCTGCGATAAAAAGGTTATCGATGCTCTGCTGTTGCATAAGCCTGAGACAATAGTATATGTTTCATGCAATCCATCTACTCTTGCAAGAGATACTAAGCTTCTTATAGATGGCGGGTATGAGGTAAAGGCAGTTCAACCAGTCGACATGTTTCCACATTCCGCACACGTTGAGTGCATAGTTCTGATAAAACGTGCCGAAAGCCGCGTGAAATAA
- a CDS encoding S1 RNA-binding domain-containing protein, translating to MIRLGKIQELEIKRFTSVGAYLNDAEGSGDDVLLPKSQIPEGAKIGDIIKVFVYRDSKDRIISSTRMPLAQVGEIKKLTVISSSKIGYFLDWGMEKDLFLPFSETVGSVEKFKSYLVALYIDKSDRLAATMKVKDYLSTDAPYKENDKAIGTIYSINRDIGAFVAVDNKYDGLIQKKNIFGVLEMGEEIEVRINKVHDDGKLDLSLRERGYVQMEEDAKIILTRLKEKGGFLPLNDSSHPNEIKKELHMSKSGFKRAVGKLFKDGIIQITSEGINLKK from the coding sequence ATGATAAGATTAGGAAAAATTCAGGAGCTTGAAATAAAGAGGTTTACATCAGTCGGAGCCTATCTGAATGACGCAGAAGGCAGTGGAGATGACGTTCTTTTACCAAAGTCACAAATACCTGAGGGTGCAAAAATCGGTGATATTATCAAGGTCTTTGTCTACAGAGACAGTAAGGATAGAATAATATCTTCGACCAGAATGCCTCTTGCCCAGGTTGGTGAGATAAAGAAGCTTACAGTTATAAGCTCATCAAAGATAGGGTATTTTTTAGATTGGGGAATGGAGAAGGACCTGTTCCTTCCTTTCAGCGAAACTGTAGGTTCAGTTGAGAAGTTCAAAAGCTACCTGGTCGCTCTCTACATTGACAAAAGCGACCGACTTGCAGCGACTATGAAGGTAAAGGATTATCTGAGCACAGATGCCCCGTATAAAGAAAACGACAAGGCCATTGGTACCATCTACAGCATTAACAGAGATATTGGTGCCTTTGTAGCGGTGGACAACAAGTATGATGGACTTATCCAGAAGAAGAATATTTTCGGAGTCCTCGAAATGGGTGAAGAGATCGAGGTCAGGATAAACAAAGTACATGATGACGGCAAACTGGACCTAAGCCTTAGGGAAAGAGGATATGTCCAGATGGAAGAGGATGCGAAAATAATACTCACAAGATTAAAGGAAAAGGGAGGTTTCCTGCCTCTCAACGACAGTAGCCATCCAAATGAAATCAAGAAGGAACTACACATGAGCAAATCAGGCTTCAAGAGAGCTGTTGGAAAGCTATTTAAAGACGGTATAATCCAGATAACATCGGAAGGCATCAACCTGAAAAAATAG
- a CDS encoding IclR family transcriptional regulator, whose product MDYGKIPKYPVQTVEKALEIIELLTGNQYIDGVSISELSKELDLGKSTVHRIIETMEAKGYIHQDNDTKKYHLSWKLFELGNSIPRRRNLFTMDTTLLQALCDKFQETVNMGVRVDDSVVTIHKINPTSSLIANLQIGTREALHATAMGKALMSQMTREEIVKLLGTGPYEQFTSKTIKDVDQLTENINMIRKQGYSLDDEEYSAGLTCISVPLKNYRNEIVAAVSISGATIRMTEEKLNEIQKELKHVAERLSAYLGWQEEDGR is encoded by the coding sequence ATGGATTATGGCAAGATCCCTAAATATCCTGTTCAAACTGTTGAAAAGGCATTGGAGATAATTGAACTGCTGACAGGGAACCAGTATATAGATGGAGTATCGATCTCTGAGCTTAGTAAGGAGCTTGACTTGGGTAAGAGCACAGTTCACAGGATCATTGAGACTATGGAAGCAAAGGGGTATATCCATCAGGATAATGATACAAAGAAGTATCACCTAAGCTGGAAGCTATTTGAGCTGGGTAATTCAATTCCAAGGAGAAGAAATCTCTTTACTATGGATACCACTCTACTGCAGGCTCTTTGCGACAAATTTCAGGAAACAGTGAATATGGGGGTAAGAGTAGATGATAGTGTAGTCACTATCCATAAGATAAATCCAACATCTTCACTGATAGCCAATCTTCAGATTGGAACAAGGGAAGCCCTTCATGCGACAGCAATGGGCAAAGCACTTATGTCACAGATGACCAGGGAAGAGATTGTGAAGCTTTTAGGAACAGGCCCCTACGAGCAGTTTACTTCGAAGACCATCAAGGATGTTGATCAGTTGACAGAGAACATCAACATGATAAGAAAACAGGGATACAGTCTGGATGACGAGGAGTACAGCGCCGGTCTTACCTGCATATCCGTTCCCCTTAAGAACTATAGAAATGAGATTGTTGCAGCGGTAAGCATAAGTGGGGCTACTATAAGAATGACAGAGGAAAAACTAAACGAAATACAAAAAGAACTAAAGCATGTTGCTGAAAGACTGTCAGCCTATCTGGGATGGCAGGAGGAAGATGGACGTTAA
- a CDS encoding phosphoenolpyruvate carboxykinase (ATP) → MSTITNIKREDINKDNPMINSLRTTIESAFYGNNVVRVNSISEAYKLAKDSPGTVVTDMPVYRPEELGLSTDSKILLFNDGAVTGRFAGARVIIGEPGVNEGEFATIAREAVYQSRYKKLYHAQVVIGLHPDFMVRAHLLIPQNHENIMYSWLLNFQYLTQEYMRMYKNSREYPEGDLYVFSDPDYLPPSHPDGLALFNPEHNTALLLGMRYFGEHKKGTLTLAWGLANRNGFASCHGGMKRYNFEDGRRYTMGVFGLSGSGKSTLTHEKHDDKYDITILHDDAYIISTEEGYSIALEPSYFDKTQDYPTAHPSNKFLLTVQNCGVTLDDEGNKVIVTEDIRNGNGRAVKSKLWAENRVNKIDEPVDSIAWLMKDATLPPVIRIKNPILASVMGATLATKRSTAERLAKNADMNALVIEPYANPFRTYPLKDDYEKFKLLFEKRNVECYIFNTGHFIDKKIPKEVTLGILEALSTGSAEFVPLGGFEDLETMNIEGFTPEFDKSYLSMWKNSIAYREEFIKHMRTFKGGRDSLPEEALGELEKLEKQIEKMSEAAE, encoded by the coding sequence ATGTCAACTATAACCAATATTAAACGCGAAGATATAAACAAGGATAATCCTATGATTAATTCACTGAGGACTACAATTGAATCGGCATTTTATGGGAATAATGTGGTTAGGGTAAACTCAATAAGTGAAGCCTATAAACTCGCAAAGGATTCACCGGGGACTGTGGTAACAGATATGCCTGTGTACAGGCCAGAGGAGCTGGGGCTATCAACAGACTCAAAAATTCTTCTGTTCAATGACGGAGCAGTTACCGGAAGATTTGCAGGCGCCAGAGTAATAATTGGAGAGCCTGGGGTAAACGAAGGTGAATTTGCAACCATCGCAAGGGAAGCGGTTTATCAGTCAAGGTACAAGAAGCTTTACCATGCTCAAGTGGTTATCGGATTGCACCCTGATTTTATGGTAAGAGCACATCTTCTGATTCCACAAAACCACGAGAATATAATGTATTCCTGGCTTTTGAATTTCCAATACCTTACGCAGGAGTATATGAGGATGTACAAAAACTCCAGGGAATATCCTGAGGGAGACCTGTATGTATTCTCAGACCCTGATTATCTGCCTCCCTCGCATCCTGATGGGCTGGCATTGTTCAATCCAGAACACAATACAGCATTACTTCTTGGAATGAGGTATTTCGGAGAGCATAAGAAGGGGACACTTACCCTGGCATGGGGATTGGCTAACCGAAACGGATTTGCATCCTGCCATGGAGGTATGAAGCGCTACAATTTTGAAGATGGCAGAAGATATACAATGGGAGTATTTGGACTTTCAGGCTCAGGTAAATCGACACTGACTCATGAAAAGCACGATGATAAATATGATATTACAATACTCCACGACGACGCTTACATAATCAGTACAGAGGAAGGCTATTCGATTGCACTGGAACCGTCATATTTCGATAAAACCCAGGATTATCCAACAGCTCATCCATCGAATAAATTCCTGCTTACAGTTCAAAACTGCGGTGTAACTCTGGACGATGAAGGCAATAAGGTAATAGTGACTGAGGACATAAGAAATGGCAACGGCAGGGCAGTAAAATCAAAGCTTTGGGCAGAAAACAGAGTCAATAAGATAGACGAGCCGGTTGATTCCATCGCCTGGCTGATGAAGGATGCGACTCTTCCTCCTGTGATCAGGATAAAGAATCCTATACTCGCATCTGTTATGGGAGCTACCCTTGCAACCAAGAGATCCACGGCTGAAAGGCTTGCTAAAAATGCAGATATGAACGCTCTGGTAATAGAACCTTACGCAAATCCCTTCAGGACATATCCACTGAAGGATGATTATGAAAAGTTCAAGCTTTTATTCGAAAAGAGAAATGTGGAATGCTACATTTTCAACACTGGTCACTTCATAGACAAGAAGATCCCCAAGGAGGTAACACTTGGGATTTTGGAGGCATTGTCAACAGGCAGCGCTGAATTCGTACCTCTTGGAGGATTCGAAGACCTGGAGACTATGAACATTGAAGGTTTTACGCCTGAATTTGACAAGAGCTATCTGTCGATGTGGAAGAATTCGATCGCTTACAGGGAAGAGTTCATAAAGCATATGAGGACCTTTAAGGGAGGCAGAGACAGTCTTCCTGAAGAAGCACTAGGCGAACTTGAAAAGCTGGAGAAGCAAATAGAAAAAATGAGTGAAGCAGCGGAATGA